Proteins from one Deinococcus seoulensis genomic window:
- a CDS encoding cobyric acid synthase produces MGKAIMVQGCTSSAGKSYLTAALCRALANEGLRVAPFKAQNMSNNAGVTPDGLEMGRAQLVQARAARVTPDVRMNPVLLKPEADTRSQVVLLGQVSREITELPWRERKAHLWPHVQESLHSLLAGFDVVVIEGAGSPAEVNLRGSDIVNMRVALEAQAGVLLAADIDRGGAFAHLLGTWHCLTPGERGLLRGFILNRFRGDARLLSPAPEWLQEQTGVPTVGVIPMLDVTLPEEDGVWLDSRAAAIPDADAGFVAVTRLPRVSNLDEFAPLGPLARWVSRPDELAGARAVIIPGSKSTAADLKWLRQTGLAAGITRLAGAGVPVLGVCGGLQMLGQSIRDPHGIEGRVPGAEVPGLGLLDLHTEFMPDKTTVQTTFTDPETGFALTGYEIHHGQTRAGGGVQTLAPGLLWRQGNVRGTYLHGLLENPAYLERFLGWADLPLPPGLDSLDARLDAIAAQVRAGLDWSVIEGML; encoded by the coding sequence ATGGGTAAGGCGATCATGGTGCAGGGCTGCACGAGCAGTGCGGGCAAGAGTTACCTGACGGCCGCGCTGTGCCGCGCGCTGGCGAACGAGGGCCTGCGGGTCGCGCCGTTCAAGGCGCAGAACATGAGCAACAACGCCGGGGTCACGCCGGACGGGCTGGAGATGGGCCGCGCGCAACTCGTGCAGGCGCGCGCGGCGCGGGTCACGCCGGACGTGCGCATGAACCCGGTGCTGCTCAAGCCCGAGGCGGATACCCGCTCGCAGGTGGTGCTGCTGGGGCAGGTCAGCCGCGAGATCACGGAGTTGCCGTGGCGGGAACGCAAGGCGCACCTGTGGCCGCACGTACAGGAGTCGCTGCACAGCCTGCTGGCCGGGTTCGACGTGGTGGTCATCGAGGGAGCGGGCAGTCCGGCCGAGGTGAACCTGCGCGGCAGCGACATCGTGAACATGCGCGTGGCGCTGGAGGCGCAGGCGGGCGTGCTGCTGGCCGCCGACATCGACCGGGGCGGGGCGTTCGCGCACCTGCTGGGCACCTGGCACTGCCTGACGCCCGGGGAACGCGGGTTGCTGCGCGGCTTCATCCTGAACCGTTTCCGGGGGGACGCGCGGCTGCTGTCGCCCGCCCCGGAGTGGTTGCAGGAGCAGACGGGCGTGCCGACGGTGGGCGTGATTCCCATGCTGGACGTGACGCTGCCCGAGGAGGACGGCGTGTGGCTGGACTCGCGCGCCGCTGCCATACCGGACGCCGACGCGGGCTTCGTGGCCGTCACGCGACTGCCGCGCGTGAGTAACCTCGACGAGTTCGCGCCGCTGGGCCCGCTGGCACGCTGGGTGTCCCGCCCGGACGAGCTGGCAGGCGCGCGGGCCGTGATCATTCCGGGCAGCAAGAGCACGGCCGCCGACCTGAAATGGCTGCGGCAGACCGGACTGGCCGCCGGAATCACGCGGCTGGCCGGGGCGGGCGTGCCGGTCCTGGGCGTGTGCGGCGGCCTTCAGATGCTCGGGCAGTCCATCCGCGACCCGCACGGCATAGAAGGCCGCGTGCCGGGAGCGGAGGTCCCCGGTCTGGGCCTGCTGGACCTGCACACCGAGTTCATGCCGGACAAGACGACCGTGCAGACCACCTTCACGGACCCCGAGACGGGTTTCGCGCTGACCGGGTACGAGATTCACCACGGGCAGACCCGCGCGGGTGGCGGCGTGCAGACGCTCGCGCCGGGCCTGCTGTGGCGGCAGGGCAACGTGCGCGGCACGTACCTGCACGGCCTGCTGGAGAACCCTGCGTACCTGGAACGCTTCCTGGGCTGGGCGGACCTGCCGCTCCCGCCGGGCCTGGATTCGCTGGACGCCCGCCTGGACGCAATCGCGGCGCAGGTGCGGGCCGGGCTGGACTGGTCGGTCATCGAGGGGATGCTGTGA
- a CDS encoding type 1 glutamine amidotransferase domain-containing protein has product MTKQILVVMSSESQLPMQDGKTHATGFYLNEFGVPAHKLVQEGYALTIATPKGNRPPLDAGSDTKDLFKNEEEYEQIKAFVNETLSGPIAKLADVTGNLDQFDAVFLPGGHAPMIELMRDADLGTVLRHFHEKAQPTALICHAPVALLAAQQDAPAYQKALQDGQTPTASGFIYSGYKATVFSTPEEKDAEQGFEAPMQYYPEDALTAAGMTMDNGAKWTSNVVRDRELITGQNPMSDDEFVNVLLAALNEQAQTAGVNA; this is encoded by the coding sequence ATGACCAAGCAGATTCTCGTCGTGATGTCCAGCGAAAGCCAACTGCCCATGCAGGACGGCAAAACCCACGCCACCGGCTTCTACCTCAACGAGTTCGGCGTGCCCGCCCACAAACTCGTGCAGGAAGGCTACGCGCTGACCATCGCCACGCCCAAAGGCAACCGCCCGCCCCTGGACGCCGGGAGCGACACCAAGGACCTCTTCAAGAACGAGGAAGAGTACGAGCAGATCAAGGCCTTCGTGAACGAGACCCTCAGCGGCCCCATCGCGAAACTCGCGGACGTGACCGGCAACCTCGACCAGTTCGACGCGGTGTTCCTGCCCGGCGGGCACGCCCCCATGATCGAACTGATGCGCGACGCCGACCTCGGCACCGTGCTGCGTCACTTCCATGAGAAGGCGCAGCCCACCGCGCTGATCTGCCACGCGCCCGTGGCCCTCCTGGCCGCGCAGCAGGACGCGCCCGCCTACCAGAAAGCCCTGCAGGACGGCCAGACGCCCACCGCCAGCGGCTTCATCTACAGCGGCTACAAGGCCACCGTGTTCAGCACTCCCGAGGAGAAGGACGCCGAGCAGGGCTTCGAGGCGCCCATGCAGTACTACCCCGAAGACGCCCTGACCGCCGCCGGGATGACCATGGACAACGGCGCCAAGTGGACCAGCAACGTCGTCCGTGACCGCGAACTGATCACCGGCCAGAACCCCATGAGCGACGACGAGTTCGTGAACGTGCTGCTGGCCGCCCTGAACGAGCAGGCCCAGACCGCCGGGGTGAACGCATGA
- the cbiB gene encoding adenosylcobinamide-phosphate synthase CbiB, whose product MSRRALLLALALDALGEPPARWHPVVWMGSYLKSARGRWQATTPAAQLLEGGLGWAGGATLAALAGGAAARLPWPAQGVLLKPLLACRALLSAVQEVEAALHAGNLPEARRLLAWHLVSRDTTHLSAAEVAGAAAESLAENLSDSVVAPLLAYRAGGLPLAALYRYANTADALWGYRTPELEWPGRVAARADDLLNLAPARLTAACALLAAPLLGLDGRAAFRAWRSGHRATTSPNAGHPMSVFAGALGVRLDKRGVYVLNPGGREPGASDLRAACRLAHLTLILATLCLMLPRPPARPARRGRP is encoded by the coding sequence GTGAGCCGCCGCGCCCTGCTGCTGGCCCTGGCCCTGGACGCGCTGGGTGAGCCGCCCGCCCGCTGGCATCCGGTCGTGTGGATGGGCTCGTACCTGAAGAGCGCGCGGGGCCGCTGGCAGGCCACCACGCCCGCCGCGCAACTGCTGGAGGGTGGCCTGGGCTGGGCGGGCGGGGCCACGCTGGCCGCGCTGGCGGGCGGGGCGGCGGCGCGGCTGCCGTGGCCCGCGCAGGGCGTCCTCCTGAAGCCGTTGCTGGCCTGCCGCGCCCTGCTCTCGGCGGTGCAGGAGGTCGAGGCGGCCCTGCACGCGGGCAACCTGCCGGAAGCGCGCCGCCTGCTGGCGTGGCACCTCGTAAGCCGCGACACCACCCACCTGAGCGCCGCCGAGGTCGCCGGGGCCGCCGCCGAGAGCCTCGCGGAGAACCTGTCGGACAGCGTGGTCGCGCCGCTGCTGGCGTACCGCGCGGGCGGCCTGCCGCTGGCGGCCCTGTACCGCTACGCGAACACCGCCGACGCCCTGTGGGGCTACCGCACACCGGAACTGGAGTGGCCCGGCAGGGTCGCCGCGCGCGCCGACGACCTGCTGAACCTCGCCCCGGCCCGCCTGACCGCCGCGTGCGCCCTGCTGGCCGCGCCGCTCCTGGGGCTGGACGGCCGCGCCGCATTCCGCGCGTGGCGCTCGGGTCACCGTGCCACGACCAGCCCGAACGCCGGACACCCGATGAGCGTGTTCGCCGGGGCGCTGGGCGTGCGGCTCGACAAGCGCGGTGTGTACGTCCTGAATCCCGGGGGGCGTGAACCGGGCGCCTCTGATCTGCGCGCGGCGTGTCGTCTGGCGCACCTGACCCTGATCCTCGCTACGCTGTGCCTGATGCTGCCCCGCCCACCCGCCCGCCCTGCCCGCCGGGGCCGCCCATGA
- a CDS encoding hemolysin family protein: protein MTYLTPILVIVLLVILNGLFVAAEFALVAARRSRLETLAEQGSAGARTLTRLIDQPTGKDGYIAIAQLGITLASIGLGMYGEPQVAGWLYGPFENWGLSYAAAHTAGFVIALSFITFMHVVFGEMIPKALALQTPEAVSVRVHPVMRVFGLIFRPFVWVLGGLALGLMRLLRVREPGQNALLYTSRELSIITDESAESGQIGEVQRDLLRNIFALEERTAEELMTSRARMDVLNVNAAPEEIAARITQSTRSRYPVYEDSLDSIVGVLHVKDFIRARVSGRNLHLGRLVRPLPSVTATATAEDLLALFKRERAHSALVVDEFGGTLGFVTMDDLIADVMDEDDTDSHWITVNEDGSYTMDGEVTLHELRSDYGLKLRHDEVLTIAGLMLAETGTPPRAGDTMHIQNHDLTAEDVQGLKITRVRVRPLGKEHEPARRGQP from the coding sequence GTGACCTACCTCACCCCCATCCTGGTGATCGTGCTGCTGGTCATCCTGAACGGCCTGTTCGTCGCGGCCGAGTTCGCGCTGGTCGCCGCGCGCCGCTCCCGCCTGGAAACGCTGGCCGAGCAGGGCAGCGCCGGCGCCCGCACCCTGACCCGCCTGATCGACCAGCCGACCGGCAAGGACGGGTACATCGCCATCGCGCAGCTGGGCATCACGCTCGCCAGCATCGGGCTGGGCATGTACGGCGAGCCGCAGGTGGCCGGCTGGCTGTACGGCCCCTTCGAGAACTGGGGCCTGTCGTACGCGGCGGCGCACACCGCCGGATTCGTGATCGCCCTGAGTTTCATCACGTTCATGCACGTCGTGTTCGGCGAGATGATCCCCAAGGCCCTGGCCCTCCAGACGCCCGAGGCGGTCAGCGTGCGCGTGCATCCGGTCATGCGGGTGTTCGGGCTGATCTTCCGGCCGTTCGTGTGGGTGCTGGGCGGCCTCGCGCTGGGCCTGATGCGCCTGCTGCGCGTCCGCGAACCCGGCCAGAACGCCCTGCTGTACACCAGCCGCGAACTGAGCATCATCACCGACGAGAGCGCCGAGAGCGGCCAGATCGGCGAGGTGCAACGCGACCTGCTGCGCAACATCTTCGCGCTGGAGGAACGCACCGCCGAGGAACTCATGACCTCCCGCGCCCGCATGGACGTGCTGAACGTGAACGCCGCGCCCGAGGAGATCGCCGCGCGCATCACGCAGTCCACCCGCAGCCGCTACCCCGTCTACGAGGACTCCCTCGACAGCATCGTGGGCGTGCTGCACGTCAAGGACTTCATCCGGGCGCGCGTGTCGGGCCGGAACCTGCACCTGGGCCGACTGGTGCGGCCACTGCCGAGTGTCACGGCGACCGCCACCGCCGAGGACCTGCTGGCCCTGTTCAAGCGCGAGCGGGCGCACTCGGCACTCGTCGTGGACGAGTTCGGCGGCACGCTGGGCTTCGTGACCATGGACGACCTGATCGCGGACGTCATGGACGAGGACGACACCGACAGCCACTGGATCACCGTGAACGAGGACGGCTCGTACACCATGGACGGCGAGGTCACCCTGCACGAACTGCGCAGCGACTACGGCCTGAAGCTCCGCCACGACGAGGTCCTGACCATCGCCGGACTGATGCTCGCCGAGACCGGCACGCCCCCCCGCGCCGGTGACACCATGCACATCCAGAACCACGACCTGACCGCCGAGGACGTGCAGGGCCTCAAGATCACCCGCGTGCGCGTGCGGCCACTGGGGAAAGAGCATGAACCTGCGCGCAGGGGACAGCCCTGA
- a CDS encoding hemolysin family protein: MSALIPALVILLMVAFNALYVAAEFATVGSRRSRVQEAAEGGNRTAVALLGILQDPKRIDTYVAACQIGITLSSLVAGAYGQSQLTPLFTPLLGAVGGEVAATVAVLLLVTSLQVVLGELLPKTVALRYPERLALATLRPMQLSLLLFRPLIALFNGTAFAILRAAKMNTEHSHAHVHSPEELQDLYRESADGGLIDASEREMLAGVLNVEDRVVREIMTPRTRLLTVPASLSVREALERLAPSAYSRFPVTSATSEMGGEEVVGVVHLRSLYLSAERTPDATVQSVMRDPLVVAEVMAVPDLWRRLRDSGRHSAVVVNEYGSVAGFVTLEDALEEIFGELQDEFDQEEEPISVQGGRVVVRGDVLIDTLNSRFDLDLPTDEVDTVSGLMWQELGRLPQPGDEVSVTPGNLIFRVEAMERRAVKRASFAAPEVSA, translated from the coding sequence GTGAGCGCCCTGATTCCCGCGCTGGTGATCCTGCTGATGGTGGCCTTCAATGCCCTGTACGTCGCGGCCGAGTTCGCGACGGTCGGTTCGCGGCGTTCGCGTGTGCAGGAAGCGGCCGAGGGCGGTAACCGCACGGCCGTGGCGCTGCTGGGCATCCTTCAGGACCCCAAGAGGATCGACACGTACGTGGCGGCCTGCCAGATCGGCATCACGCTCAGCAGCCTCGTGGCGGGCGCGTACGGTCAGTCGCAACTGACGCCGCTGTTCACGCCGCTGCTGGGCGCCGTGGGGGGCGAGGTCGCCGCGACCGTCGCGGTCCTGCTCCTCGTGACCTCGTTGCAGGTCGTGCTGGGTGAACTGCTGCCCAAGACCGTGGCACTGCGCTACCCGGAGCGGCTGGCACTCGCCACGCTGCGGCCCATGCAGCTGAGCCTGCTGCTGTTCCGCCCGCTGATCGCGCTGTTCAACGGCACGGCCTTCGCCATCCTGCGCGCCGCGAAGATGAACACGGAACACAGCCACGCGCACGTGCACTCGCCCGAGGAACTGCAGGACCTGTACCGCGAGAGTGCCGACGGCGGCCTGATCGACGCCAGCGAACGCGAGATGCTGGCCGGCGTGCTGAACGTCGAGGACCGCGTGGTCCGCGAGATCATGACGCCCCGCACGCGCCTGCTGACCGTTCCCGCCAGCCTGAGCGTCCGCGAGGCCCTCGAACGGCTCGCGCCCAGCGCCTACTCCCGCTTTCCCGTGACGTCCGCGACCAGCGAGATGGGCGGCGAGGAAGTCGTGGGTGTCGTGCACCTGCGCAGCCTGTACCTGAGTGCCGAGCGCACCCCCGACGCGACCGTGCAGAGCGTCATGCGGGACCCGCTGGTCGTGGCCGAGGTGATGGCCGTCCCGGACCTGTGGCGCCGCCTGCGGGATTCGGGGCGGCACAGCGCCGTCGTGGTCAACGAGTACGGCAGCGTGGCCGGTTTCGTGACGCTGGAAGACGCCCTGGAGGAAATCTTCGGCGAGTTGCAGGACGAGTTCGACCAGGAGGAAGAACCCATCAGCGTGCAGGGCGGGCGGGTCGTGGTGCGCGGCGACGTGCTGATCGACACCCTGAACAGCCGCTTCGACCTGGACCTGCCCACCGACGAGGTCGACACGGTCAGCGGCCTGATGTGGCAGGAACTGGGCCGCCTGCCGCAGCCCGGTGACGAGGTCAGCGTCACACCCGGCAACCTGATCTTCCGGGTGGAGGCCATGGAACGCCGCGCCGTGAAACGTGCCAGCTTCGCCGCGCCGGAGGTGAGCGCGTGA
- a CDS encoding putative quinol monooxygenase — protein MSVIAVHAVIVPKPEFVDVVEKEMLTMVQASRQEEGNLRYDLLKEVKDGVTRFHVQERYRDQAAGQAHRDSAHYQAYRAKAGDWFAQAPEVTVLTEIDVAG, from the coding sequence ATGAGCGTCATCGCCGTTCACGCTGTCATCGTGCCCAAACCCGAGTTCGTAGACGTGGTCGAGAAGGAAATGCTGACCATGGTGCAGGCCAGCCGCCAGGAAGAAGGCAACCTGCGCTACGACCTGCTGAAAGAAGTCAAGGACGGCGTCACCCGCTTCCACGTGCAGGAACGCTACCGCGACCAGGCGGCCGGGCAGGCGCACCGTGACAGCGCCCACTATCAGGCGTACCGCGCCAAGGCCGGCGACTGGTTCGCGCAGGCGCCCGAAGTGACGGTCCTGACCGAGATCGACGTCGCGGGCTGA
- a CDS encoding amino acid transporter, with amino-acid sequence MCLTGVDYFSTLGYQPGIAALAAISAGSLALSPIATLVLVLVTLFGALPMYRRVAQESPHGDGSISMLERLLPRWQSKILVLILLGFVATGFFITITLSAADATAHIVENPFLTHYTEGWNVPITLVLILLLGAVFLKGFGEAIGIAVGLVVLFLGLNVVVLVDAFRQVLATPVLWSNWTQALGSSYGSPLALIGAALLVFPRLALGLSGFETGVVVMPLVKGDASDTEANPAGRIRNARKLLTAAALIMSVMLIGSSFATTLLIPPQAFQDGGEASGRALAYLAHERLGEVFGTVYDISTILILWFAGASAMAGLLNIVPRYLPRYGMAPAWARMNRPLVLIFTAVSVLLTVIFRADVNAQAAAYATGVLVLIGSASVAVTLSAVRRRATAQIIGFGLVSLIFGYTLAVTFIDDLSGLRLGGLFILAIMVVSLISRVSRATELRTERVELDAGARAILDGAARSQDLRFIANERNEGDAAEYIEKEREVRTETHLAQGHPVLFLEVTVADPSEFSDVVEVRGVEIGGHQVLRLESSAVPNAIAAFLLYVRDTYGQRPHVYFEWIEDSPVEAAGRFLLFGEGDVPPLTREILRRAEPNRERRPVVHVGG; translated from the coding sequence ATGTGCCTCACCGGCGTCGATTACTTCAGCACCCTGGGCTACCAGCCGGGCATCGCGGCCCTGGCGGCCATCTCCGCTGGCTCGCTCGCTCTGTCACCCATCGCCACGCTGGTGCTGGTGCTGGTCACCCTGTTCGGGGCGCTGCCGATGTACCGCCGCGTGGCGCAGGAAAGTCCGCATGGAGACGGCAGCATCAGCATGCTGGAGCGTCTTCTGCCCCGCTGGCAGAGCAAGATCCTGGTCCTGATCCTGCTCGGGTTCGTCGCGACTGGCTTTTTCATCACCATCACCCTATCGGCGGCCGACGCGACCGCCCACATCGTGGAAAACCCTTTCCTGACCCACTACACCGAAGGGTGGAACGTCCCCATCACCCTTGTGTTGATCCTGCTGCTGGGCGCGGTCTTCCTCAAGGGGTTCGGCGAGGCCATCGGCATTGCGGTCGGGCTGGTGGTCCTGTTCCTCGGTCTGAACGTGGTGGTGCTGGTCGACGCGTTCCGGCAGGTCCTGGCCACCCCGGTCCTCTGGTCGAACTGGACCCAGGCGCTCGGGAGCAGTTACGGCAGCCCGCTGGCCCTGATCGGCGCCGCGCTGCTGGTCTTCCCGCGTCTGGCGCTGGGGCTGTCCGGCTTCGAGACGGGTGTGGTCGTGATGCCACTCGTCAAGGGGGACGCGAGTGACACGGAAGCCAATCCCGCTGGCCGGATTCGCAACGCCCGGAAGTTGTTGACCGCGGCGGCGCTGATCATGAGCGTGATGCTGATCGGGTCCTCCTTCGCCACGACCCTCCTGATTCCCCCACAGGCGTTTCAGGATGGCGGTGAGGCGTCCGGCAGGGCGCTGGCGTACCTGGCGCACGAGCGGCTGGGTGAGGTGTTCGGCACGGTGTACGACATCAGCACGATCCTGATCCTGTGGTTCGCGGGAGCCAGCGCGATGGCCGGCCTGCTGAACATCGTGCCGCGCTACCTGCCCCGCTACGGCATGGCCCCGGCCTGGGCGCGCATGAACCGCCCACTGGTCCTGATCTTCACAGCAGTCAGCGTCCTGCTGACCGTGATCTTCCGGGCAGACGTGAATGCGCAGGCCGCCGCGTACGCGACGGGCGTACTCGTCCTGATCGGCAGCGCCTCCGTCGCGGTGACCCTCTCGGCCGTCCGGCGCCGCGCCACCGCACAGATCATCGGATTCGGGCTGGTCAGCCTGATCTTCGGTTACACCCTGGCCGTGACCTTCATCGACGACCTGAGCGGCCTCCGCCTCGGTGGGCTGTTCATCCTGGCGATCATGGTCGTCTCGCTGATCTCCCGCGTCAGTCGCGCGACGGAACTGCGTACGGAACGAGTCGAACTCGATGCGGGCGCCCGCGCCATTCTGGACGGGGCGGCCCGCTCGCAGGACCTGCGGTTCATTGCCAATGAACGGAACGAGGGAGACGCGGCGGAATACATCGAGAAGGAGCGCGAGGTCCGGACAGAGACGCACCTGGCCCAGGGGCACCCTGTGCTGTTCCTGGAAGTCACCGTGGCGGACCCCAGTGAGTTCAGTGACGTGGTGGAAGTTCGTGGCGTGGAGATCGGGGGGCATCAGGTGCTGCGCCTGGAATCCAGCGCCGTCCCGAACGCCATTGCGGCCTTCCTGCTCTATGTCCGCGACACGTACGGTCAGCGGCCACACGTGTACTTCGAGTGGATCGAGGACAGCCCGGTGGAAGCAGCGGGGCGGTTCCTGCTGTTCGGGGAAGGGGACGTGCCGCCGCTCACGCGGGAAATTCTGCGCCGGGCCGAACCGAACCGGGAGCGGCGACCCGTGGTTCACGTCGGCGGTTGA
- a CDS encoding pyridoxal phosphate-dependent aminotransferase — translation MTTDLPSVDLPDTDLTGLPPLLPRAPHGGPDAQPFTGLDFSVNTNPYGPNPRLIQAVRDADHAHYPDPGYTRVRERLAAWHATEPGGVALATGASDLLHRLTRAFLGGGDTLLSLHAPFGELTRAAALQRASVQVVPALPTTLPARTRLVYAGYPHNPTGHSPTPAELLAAADTCAAAGALLIVDEAYAPFTALPVPPRHPALVRVLSPGKAHGMVGARPAYALAAPTVVAALDNLAPAWHVTAATAAVLAALPHGARFLAETLPRVAAHASELAADLGRLGRTEHTGTPFMTLRVGDAAALTADLREGGIRVRDCASYGLPDCIRVSTRLPGENAALLRALTARLGRGGRHG, via the coding sequence ATGACCACCGACCTCCCGAGTGTGGACCTGCCGGATACCGACCTGACCGGCCTGCCGCCGCTCCTGCCCCGCGCCCCTCACGGCGGGCCGGACGCGCAGCCGTTCACGGGCCTGGATTTCAGCGTGAACACCAACCCCTACGGCCCGAACCCCCGTCTGATCCAGGCGGTGCGGGACGCCGACCACGCCCACTACCCGGACCCCGGCTACACCCGTGTGCGCGAGCGGCTGGCCGCGTGGCACGCCACCGAACCCGGCGGCGTGGCCCTCGCCACCGGTGCCTCGGACCTGCTGCACCGCCTGACCCGCGCCTTCCTGGGGGGCGGCGACACCCTGCTGAGCCTGCACGCGCCGTTCGGGGAGCTGACCCGCGCCGCCGCGCTGCAACGCGCGTCCGTGCAGGTCGTCCCCGCGCTGCCCACCACGCTCCCGGCCCGCACGCGCCTCGTGTACGCCGGGTACCCGCACAACCCCACCGGGCACTCCCCCACACCGGCCGAACTGCTGGCCGCCGCCGACACCTGCGCCGCCGCCGGGGCGCTGCTGATCGTAGACGAGGCGTACGCGCCGTTCACGGCCCTGCCCGTCCCGCCGCGCCACCCGGCGCTGGTGAGGGTCCTCTCGCCCGGCAAGGCGCACGGCATGGTCGGCGCTCGCCCCGCCTACGCGCTGGCCGCGCCCACGGTCGTCGCGGCGCTCGACAACCTCGCCCCGGCATGGCATGTCACGGCCGCCACCGCCGCCGTCCTGGCCGCCCTGCCGCACGGCGCGCGCTTCCTGGCCGAGACGCTGCCGCGTGTCGCCGCGCATGCCTCCGAACTGGCCGCCGACCTGGGCCGCCTGGGCCGTACCGAGCACACGGGCACGCCCTTCATGACCCTGCGCGTCGGGGACGCCGCCGCCCTGACCGCCGACCTGCGCGAAGGCGGCATCCGCGTGCGCGACTGCGCCAGCTACGGCCTGCCGGACTGCATCCGCGTCAGCACGCGCCTGCCCGGCGAGAACGCCGCCCTGCTGCGCGCCCTGACCGCCCGCCTGGGGAGGGGAGGCCGACATGGGTAA
- the cobU gene encoding bifunctional adenosylcobinamide kinase/adenosylcobinamide-phosphate guanylyltransferase: MTRSEAGRIVFVTGGARSGKSTFAERRAAQEAAPDGPGVTYLATAQAFDDEMTDRIARHRADRPAGWVTHEEPLAVPAALRAVTTPAALLDCLSLWVSNLMLAGHTDDAVLDAADDLLRAARERGGVTVLVTNEVGFGIVPDNALARRYRDLLGWVNQRAAAASDEAHLIVSGLPLRLK, from the coding sequence GTGACGCGGTCAGAGGCGGGCCGGATCGTGTTCGTGACGGGTGGGGCGCGCAGCGGCAAGAGCACGTTTGCGGAACGCCGCGCCGCGCAGGAGGCCGCGCCGGACGGACCGGGCGTCACGTACCTCGCCACGGCGCAGGCCTTCGACGACGAGATGACGGACCGCATCGCCCGTCACCGCGCCGACCGGCCCGCCGGGTGGGTCACGCACGAGGAACCGCTGGCCGTGCCCGCCGCGCTGCGCGCCGTGACCACGCCCGCCGCACTCCTGGACTGCCTGAGCCTGTGGGTCAGTAACCTGATGCTGGCCGGGCACACCGACGACGCGGTGCTGGACGCAGCCGACGACCTGCTGCGCGCCGCCCGCGAACGGGGCGGCGTGACGGTCCTCGTGACGAATGAGGTGGGCTTCGGCATCGTGCCCGACAACGCCCTGGCCCGCCGTTACCGCGACCTGCTCGGCTGGGTGAACCAGCGGGCCGCCGCCGCCAGCGACGAGGCGCACCTGATCGTCAGCGGTCTGCCTCTACGGCTGAAGTAG
- a CDS encoding cobyrinate a,c-diamide synthase yields the protein MSALFARAAAPADVSVLEGVMGLYDGRDPLSDEHSTADLAGLLGAPVVLVIDAGGMARTAAAVAAGLRDFAPLTVPPVRVAGVILNRVGGERHAELCEAALAQVGLPVLGFVLRDERLHLPARHLGLLSAEQASWDAADALHAARFLRLDALLAAAQAPALPLPPPTPVPAGERVRIGVAHDEAFHFSYPDALDELRAQGADLVPFSPLRDAGLPPGLGGLLLPGGYPEAHAAELEANAAMRAAVRDFAASGRPVIGECGGLMYLGQSLETPERTFEMCGVTPDRTRMAPRLTLGYRDAHALTGTPLAPAGAALRGHEFHHSVLTHEPTHPAYRWQAPDGTPVHEGYARGNVLASYLHLHLGADPALARRFVDRCRDLGSP from the coding sequence ATGAGTGCCCTGTTCGCCCGCGCCGCCGCGCCCGCCGACGTGAGCGTCCTGGAGGGCGTGATGGGCCTGTACGACGGCCGCGACCCCCTGAGTGACGAGCATTCCACTGCCGATCTGGCGGGCCTGCTGGGCGCCCCGGTGGTGCTGGTGATCGACGCGGGCGGCATGGCCCGCACCGCCGCCGCCGTGGCCGCCGGGCTGCGGGATTTCGCGCCGCTGACGGTCCCGCCTGTGCGGGTGGCGGGCGTGATCCTGAACCGCGTGGGCGGCGAACGTCACGCGGAGCTGTGTGAGGCGGCGCTGGCGCAGGTGGGCCTGCCGGTCCTGGGCTTCGTCCTGCGCGACGAGCGGCTTCACCTCCCGGCGCGGCACCTGGGCCTGCTGAGCGCCGAGCAGGCCTCCTGGGACGCGGCGGACGCCCTGCACGCCGCGCGCTTCCTGCGCCTGGACGCGCTGCTGGCCGCCGCGCAGGCCCCCGCACTGCCCCTCCCGCCCCCCACGCCCGTCCCGGCGGGCGAGCGGGTGCGGATCGGCGTGGCGCACGACGAGGCCTTTCACTTCTCGTACCCGGACGCGCTGGACGAACTGCGGGCGCAGGGCGCGGACCTCGTGCCGTTCAGTCCCCTGCGGGACGCCGGACTGCCGCCGGGCCTGGGCGGGCTGCTGCTGCCCGGTGGGTACCCCGAGGCGCACGCCGCCGAACTGGAAGCGAACGCCGCCATGCGCGCCGCCGTCCGGGATTTTGCGGCGTCCGGGCGGCCCGTGATCGGCGAGTGCGGCGGCCTGATGTACCTGGGCCAGTCGCTGGAAACGCCGGAGCGCACCTTCGAGATGTGCGGCGTCACGCCGGACCGCACCCGCATGGCCCCCCGCCTGACCCTGGGCTACCGCGACGCCCACGCCCTGACCGGCACGCCGCTGGCCCCGGCGGGCGCGGCGCTGCGCGGTCACGAGTTCCACCACTCGGTCCTGACGCACGAACCCACCCACCCGGCCTACCGCTGGCAGGCCCCGGACGGCACGCCCGTCCACGAGGGTTACGCGCGCGGGAACGTGCTCGCCAGTTACCTGCACCTGCACCTGGGCGCGGACCCCGCGCTGGCCCGCCGCTTCGTGGACCGGTGCCGCGACCTGGGCAGCCCGTGA